In a genomic window of Venatoribacter cucullus:
- a CDS encoding trans-sulfuration enzyme family protein, with protein MSTKPTQGDATRIIHNRRHADAEGSPYAPLYTTTTYRFEKTADLLNVISGKDDGNLYTRWGSNPTIQELEQGLAQLEQAEAALAFGSGMAAISAALLALGRNGIVCVGDLYGGTQELLKQCQLLGFPVTLLLKEQQTELAQALHTPGMLVYCETPANPTLSILDISELANVVHAHGALLAVDNTFASPINQQPLTLGADVVLHSASKYLGGHSDITAGALMASLELVRKVAPWRKNFGQIIAPEVAALLARSLRTLPLRIRQHNDNALAVAQAMQNHPNIRRVLYPGLPDFPGHALAAQQMQGFGGMLSMEVDGGFEQAAAVADNLQLFLLATSLGGVESLVSQPCATSHYALSAEERRQRGISDGLLRLSVGLENAEDLIHDLQQALARVFS; from the coding sequence ATGAGCACCAAACCAACCCAGGGCGATGCGACCCGCATTATTCATAACCGCCGTCATGCCGATGCGGAAGGCAGCCCTTACGCACCCTTGTACACCACCACCACCTACCGCTTTGAAAAAACCGCCGATCTGCTCAACGTTATCAGCGGCAAAGATGACGGTAATCTGTACACCCGCTGGGGTTCCAACCCCACCATTCAGGAACTGGAACAAGGCCTGGCGCAGCTGGAACAGGCCGAGGCGGCGCTGGCCTTTGGTTCTGGCATGGCGGCTATTTCCGCCGCCCTGCTGGCGCTGGGGCGCAACGGCATTGTCTGCGTGGGGGATTTGTACGGCGGCACGCAGGAACTGCTGAAACAGTGCCAGCTGCTGGGATTTCCGGTGACCTTATTGCTGAAAGAACAGCAGACCGAACTGGCGCAGGCGCTGCACACGCCGGGCATGTTGGTGTATTGCGAAACGCCGGCCAACCCGACCCTGAGCATTCTGGATATTTCCGAACTGGCCAACGTGGTCCACGCCCATGGTGCGCTGCTGGCGGTGGATAACACCTTTGCGTCGCCCATTAATCAGCAGCCCTTAACCCTGGGTGCGGATGTGGTGCTGCACAGCGCCAGTAAATATTTAGGTGGCCACAGCGATATTACCGCCGGCGCCTTAATGGCCAGCCTGGAGTTGGTGCGCAAAGTGGCGCCGTGGCGTAAAAATTTCGGCCAGATTATTGCCCCGGAAGTGGCGGCGCTGCTGGCGCGCAGTTTACGCACACTGCCGCTGCGCATACGCCAGCACAACGACAATGCCTTAGCCGTGGCGCAGGCCATGCAGAATCACCCGAATATTCGCCGCGTGCTGTACCCCGGCTTGCCAGATTTTCCTGGCCATGCCCTGGCTGCACAACAGATGCAGGGCTTCGGTGGCATGCTCAGCATGGAAGTAGACGGCGGTTTTGAACAAGCGGCGGCGGTGGCCGATAACCTGCAGTTATTTCTGCTGGCCACCAGTCTGGGCGGGGTGGAAAGTCTGGTCAGCCAGCCCTGTGCCACCAGCCATTATGCCCTGAGCGCAGAAGAACGCCGGCAACGTGGCATCAGCGATGGCTTATTGCGGTTATCGGTGGGGCTGGAAAATGCCGAGGATTTAATTCACGACCTGCAGCAGGCGCTGGCCAGGGTATTCAGTTAG
- the rluF gene encoding 23S rRNA pseudouridine(2604) synthase RluF, whose protein sequence is MSDESTAGIRLNKHISDTGICSRREADEFIEQGRVTVNGQVADNGVQVQPGDEVMVDGKRLRAKPQAVYLVYNKPVGITCTTDQSVPGNIIDAVRYRQRIFPIGRLDKPSEGLILLTNDGDIVNRILRAGNAHEKEYVVTVNRPFDEAFLKRMSGGLPILGTRTLPCKIRRINATTFNIILTQGLNRQIRRMTEFLGYNVTRLIRVRLMNIRLTGLKAGQWRELTRAEMDVINEMVADSSKTAEKSPRPRKTNRPKPAAAQSNKDAKPGKAAGNKNSTGSKSTKPDAGTRHTPPKANAPRSGSRNGGKQQPARPAGRSGGKAPSAGRSGGGAKKPRR, encoded by the coding sequence ATGTCTGATGAATCCACCGCCGGCATCCGCCTGAACAAACACATCAGCGATACCGGTATCTGTTCGCGCCGCGAAGCCGATGAGTTCATTGAACAAGGGCGAGTTACGGTAAACGGCCAGGTGGCGGATAACGGCGTGCAGGTGCAGCCCGGCGATGAGGTGATGGTGGACGGCAAACGGCTGCGCGCCAAGCCACAAGCGGTTTACCTGGTGTACAACAAGCCGGTGGGCATTACCTGCACCACCGACCAGTCGGTGCCGGGCAATATTATTGATGCGGTGCGTTACCGCCAGCGTATCTTCCCCATTGGCCGGCTAGATAAACCATCGGAAGGGCTGATTTTATTAACCAACGACGGCGACATTGTGAACCGCATTCTGCGCGCCGGTAATGCCCATGAAAAAGAATATGTGGTAACGGTAAACCGCCCCTTTGATGAAGCCTTTCTGAAACGAATGAGTGGCGGTCTGCCGATTCTCGGCACCCGCACCCTGCCCTGTAAAATCCGCCGCATTAATGCCACTACTTTTAATATTATTCTGACCCAGGGGCTGAACCGGCAGATCCGTCGAATGACGGAATTTCTGGGCTATAACGTCACCCGCCTGATCCGGGTGCGGTTGATGAATATTCGCCTTACGGGTTTAAAAGCCGGCCAATGGCGCGAGCTGACCCGGGCGGAAATGGACGTTATTAATGAGATGGTGGCCGACTCCAGCAAAACCGCCGAAAAATCCCCGCGGCCACGCAAAACCAATCGCCCGAAACCTGCAGCGGCGCAGTCCAATAAAGACGCAAAACCGGGCAAGGCAGCGGGTAATAAAAACAGCACGGGCAGCAAAAGCACTAAGCCGGATGCCGGTACCCGTCATACCCCACCAAAAGCCAACGCGCCACGCTCCGGGTCACGCAATGGTGGTAAGCAGCAGCCCGCTCGCCCGGCCGGACGCAGCGGCGGTAAAGCACCATCAGCCGGACGCAGCGGCGGCGGCGCGAAGAAACCGCGCCGCTGA
- a CDS encoding DUF1622 domain-containing protein, giving the protein MGVVLFIKGHAKEDVFSNVRQVLGQGILLGLEFLIAADIVHTVAVELTFESIGVLALVVLIRTFLSFTLDLELTGRWPWQNRPPAPDPDPIVRYPLPRTTITQPTVTASTPCLMNPPPASA; this is encoded by the coding sequence ATGGGCGTCGTGCTGTTCATTAAAGGGCATGCGAAAGAGGATGTTTTCAGTAACGTCCGTCAGGTGCTCGGCCAGGGAATTTTGCTGGGGTTAGAGTTTCTTATCGCCGCCGATATTGTTCATACCGTGGCGGTGGAGCTCACCTTTGAATCGATTGGCGTATTGGCATTGGTTGTTCTTATCCGCACCTTCCTCAGTTTCACGCTGGATCTGGAGCTCACCGGGCGCTGGCCGTGGCAAAACCGCCCTCCCGCACCTGACCCCGACCCGATTGTCCGGTATCCTTTACCCCGCACAACGATTACCCAGCCCACCGTCACAGCGAGTACCCCATGTCTGATGAATCCACCGCCGGCATCCGCCTGA
- a CDS encoding DUF5086 family protein, producing MYRFKYLIFGLFVSGAFAVDLAAHRIGVWAIESTQDMSRWVIIHNLESATTTGLYHIEVIGRKHGNAVWQVERLVHHMAVTEKALKASIKEPLEKGGVYPESFNNAFAAWQQENNGKGGSICDVSVVDCM from the coding sequence ATGTATAGATTCAAGTATTTGATTTTTGGTTTATTTGTATCGGGTGCTTTTGCTGTAGATCTAGCAGCACACAGGATCGGAGTCTGGGCTATTGAGTCCACCCAAGACATGAGTCGATGGGTAATTATTCACAACCTTGAGAGTGCAACAACCACTGGCTTATATCACATCGAAGTAATCGGCCGAAAGCATGGAAATGCAGTTTGGCAGGTAGAGCGTTTGGTTCACCATATGGCCGTTACAGAAAAAGCATTGAAGGCCAGCATCAAAGAGCCTCTGGAAAAAGGTGGTGTTTATCCTGAATCTTTTAACAATGCTTTTGCGGCGTGGCAGCAAGAAAACAACGGCAAAGGTGGTTCCATTTGCGACGTCTCTGTAGTGGATTGCATGTGA
- a CDS encoding AIPR family protein, whose protein sequence is MHRITKTHLESFVKSHGFEQLDESKQFELFVNYSVLAGRLVNTYELDDVTSSETDDGIDGVAIIIDEELVISSEDAEACFSSGRKNHDVEVVFVQAKTSESYDLGDFLKFKEAIRRFTDSDNYESNDTVQNNAREIFDVILSNVPKIRGGKPNITARFVTTGIYRKPEALENAKNDFTDQLNDLGYFGDIDIEFFGREEITNLWVSTYETVSSELEMFSNAALPKIHGIDEAYLAVVKAKDLVDNLLMNEDGNLRAHVFQENVRAFLGIENPVNESIARTLDEINQSTRFPVLNNGITIVSPDVRVQGSVLHLENFQIVNGCQTSNVLFECRENLNDSVMVNLKVVETSNEDVFADLVRATNSQSKVDETQFLSLRPIVKRVEEYFNTFEGQDGRLYFERRDRQYVGRDIPAVRTFNVNVAAKAVASMFFERPDLAYRYPKQMYEQLGDQIFSDDTKESVFYAACLSLYRLHLLVASADIPQNMRKYKWHILVLVRAIVAGKDVPKLNSRKMEAYTKKLINAFSKHGSSVLDPFNEAIGIIQSFENLTDDRLKRQAVLEEMLAKVS, encoded by the coding sequence ATGCATAGAATAACCAAGACCCATCTTGAAAGCTTTGTTAAGAGTCATGGGTTTGAGCAGTTGGATGAATCTAAGCAGTTTGAGTTGTTCGTGAATTATTCAGTATTGGCTGGCAGGCTAGTCAATACTTATGAGCTTGACGATGTCACTTCTAGTGAGACAGACGATGGAATCGATGGCGTGGCCATCATAATAGATGAAGAACTAGTCATCTCATCAGAAGACGCTGAAGCTTGTTTTAGCTCAGGCAGAAAGAATCACGATGTTGAAGTTGTTTTTGTCCAGGCCAAAACTAGCGAAAGTTATGATTTAGGCGACTTCCTGAAGTTTAAAGAGGCAATTCGTAGGTTTACAGACTCTGACAACTATGAATCGAATGATACAGTGCAAAATAATGCACGAGAAATTTTTGACGTCATTTTAAGTAACGTCCCAAAGATAAGGGGCGGCAAGCCGAACATTACCGCCAGATTTGTCACTACAGGAATATATCGGAAGCCCGAAGCATTAGAAAATGCTAAAAACGATTTCACCGATCAATTAAATGATCTTGGCTACTTTGGGGATATCGACATTGAGTTTTTTGGGCGTGAAGAAATAACTAACCTTTGGGTTAGTACTTATGAGACTGTAAGCTCGGAGCTCGAAATGTTTAGTAATGCCGCCCTTCCAAAAATTCATGGAATAGATGAGGCGTACCTTGCAGTTGTTAAGGCTAAAGATCTCGTAGATAATCTTCTCATGAACGAGGATGGAAACCTTAGAGCTCATGTTTTCCAGGAGAATGTCAGAGCATTTCTTGGCATTGAAAATCCAGTAAATGAATCAATAGCCCGAACTCTGGATGAAATAAACCAATCAACTAGATTTCCTGTTCTAAACAATGGCATTACAATTGTAAGTCCTGACGTAAGAGTTCAAGGAAGCGTCCTTCATCTAGAGAATTTTCAGATTGTAAATGGCTGCCAGACCTCGAATGTGCTGTTTGAGTGCAGAGAGAACCTAAACGATTCAGTGATGGTGAACCTGAAGGTAGTCGAGACCTCGAATGAAGATGTTTTCGCCGACTTGGTCCGGGCGACAAACAGCCAATCAAAAGTTGATGAAACACAATTTTTATCACTTCGCCCGATAGTAAAAAGGGTCGAAGAATATTTCAATACTTTCGAAGGGCAAGACGGTCGGCTGTATTTCGAACGCCGAGATAGGCAATATGTAGGTCGTGATATACCTGCTGTGCGTACTTTCAATGTAAATGTTGCAGCAAAAGCTGTTGCCTCGATGTTCTTTGAGCGACCCGACCTTGCCTATCGTTATCCAAAGCAAATGTACGAGCAGCTAGGTGATCAGATTTTCTCTGACGATACTAAAGAATCGGTTTTCTATGCGGCATGTCTTTCTCTCTACCGATTGCATTTGTTAGTGGCGAGCGCAGATATACCCCAAAACATGCGTAAATATAAGTGGCATATTTTGGTTTTGGTTAGAGCGATCGTTGCAGGAAAAGATGTTCCAAAACTTAATTCCAGAAAAATGGAAGCATACACAAAGAAGTTAATTAATGCCTTTTCTAAACATGGATCATCAGTGCTCGACCCGTTTAACGAGGCAATTGGTATTATCCAATCCTTTGAAAACCTCACAGATGATCGATTGAAACGTCAGGCAGTATTAGAGGAGATGTTGGCGAAAGTGAGCTAA